In Salmo salar chromosome ssa24, Ssal_v3.1, whole genome shotgun sequence, the following proteins share a genomic window:
- the LOC106585939 gene encoding endothelial lipase isoform X2 has protein sequence MLLIILSFIPSDTHQDEEFKVPHGEDETVHDRITYNMRKSLDLDVDGCILVPGEKKSLLECGFNVTAKTIFIIHGWTMSGMFESWMRKLVAAMMQREPEANVVIVEWLPMAHQLYPDAVNHTHQVGLSVATTINWLQEEQQMPLQNVHLIGYSLGAHVAGYAGTFVRGSVGRITGLDPAGPMFEGVGDEKRLSSDDADFVDVLHTYTREALGVSIGIQQPIGDIDIYPNGGDVQPGCDLTSVLTSAAGGNFMDVMKCEHERAVHLFVDSLISKEHASFAYQCTDSERFKKGICLSCRKNRCNQMGYNAKKTRKRRNSKMYLKTRADTPFGGIHYQMKMHVFNRKQADNADPTFYVKLYGAHNDSQDLHVDIPNKVGLNLTNTFLVFTEDDIGDLLKIRLSWEGASESFGSFWKNIKKNFWDWKSSSKPTNQMLEVRRIRVKCGETQKKFTFCAQDPSLTEITPGQGITYVKCRDGWEVKPSKKRLHI, from the exons atgAGGAGTTTAAAGTGCCACATGGTGAAGATGAGACGGTCCATGACCGGATCACATACAACATGAGGAAGAGTCTGGATCTAGATGTGGACGGCTGCATCTTGGTGCCTGGTGAGAAGAAAAGTCTGCTGGAATGTGGATTCAACGTCACTGCCAAGACTATCTTTATTATCCACGGCTGGACG ATGAGCGGGATGTTTGAGAGTTGGATGCGAAAGCTGGTGGCGGCCATGATGCAGCGAGAACCAGAGGCCAACGTGGTCATCGTTGAATGGTTGCCCATGGCCCACCAGCTCTACCCTGACGCTGTCAACCACACCCACCAAGTCGGCCTCAGCGTCGCCACCACCATCAACTGGCTCCAG GAGGAACAGCAGATGCCCTTGCAGAATGTGCACCTGATTGGCTACAGCTTGGGGGCCCATGTGGCGGGCTACGCAGGCACGTTTGTGCGAGGTAGCGTCGGCCGAATCACAG GTCTAGATCCGGCAGGGCCCATGTTTGAGGGGGTGGGGGATGAGAAGCGCCTGTCTTCGGACGACGCTGACTTCGTGGACGTCCTGCATACGTACACTCGCGAGGCGCTGGGAGTGAGCATAGGCATCCAGCAGCCCATTGGAGACATCGACATCTACCCCAACGGAGGAGACGTGCAGCCGGGCTGTGACCTGACCAGCGTTCTGACCAGCGCCGCCGGAGGAA ACTTCATGGATGTGATGAAGTGTGAGCACGAGCGAGCCGTACACCTGTTTGTGGACTCTCTGATTAGCAAGGAACACGCAAGCTTCGCCTACCAGTGCACGGACTCTGAACGCTTCAAGAAGGGCATCTGCCTGAGCTGTCGTAAGAACCGTTGCAACCAGATGGGTTACAACGCCAAGAAGACGAGGAAGAGGCGCAATAGCAAGATGTACCTGAAGACCCGTGCCGACACACCCTTCGGAG GGATCCATTACCAGATGAAGATGCATGTGTTCAACAGAAAGCAGGCTGATAATGCTGACCCGACCTTCTACGTGAAACTGTATGGCGCTCACAACGACAGCCAAGACCTGCACGTAGACAT TCCTAACAAAGTGGGTTTGAACCTGACCAACACCTTCCTGGTCTTCACCGAGGACGACATTGGGGACCTGTTGAAGATCCGTCTGAGCTGGGAGGGGGCGTCTGAGTCCTTCGGGTCCTTTTGGAAAAACATTAAGAAGAACTTCTGGGACTGGAAGAGCAGCAGCAAGCCCACCAACCAGATGTTGGAGGTCCGTAGGATCCGTGTCAAGTGTGGAGAAACTCAGAAGAA GTTCACGTTCTGTGCCCAGGACCCCTCGTTGACTGAGATCACTCCAGGACAGGGGATCACGTACGTCAAGTGTCGCGATGGCTGGGAGGTAAAACCCAGTAAAAAAAG GTTACACATATAA
- the LOC106585939 gene encoding endothelial lipase isoform X3, translated as MRKSLDLDVDGCILVPGEKKSLLECGFNVTAKTIFIIHGWTMSGMFESWMRKLVAAMMQREPEANVVIVEWLPMAHQLYPDAVNHTHQVGLSVATTINWLQEEQQMPLQNVHLIGYSLGAHVAGYAGTFVRGSVGRITGLDPAGPMFEGVGDEKRLSSDDADFVDVLHTYTREALGVSIGIQQPIGDIDIYPNGGDVQPGCDLTSVLTSAAGGNFMDVMKCEHERAVHLFVDSLISKEHASFAYQCTDSERFKKGICLSCRKNRCNQMGYNAKKTRKRRNSKMYLKTRADTPFGGIHYQMKMHVFNRKQADNADPTFYVKLYGAHNDSQDLHVDIPNKVGLNLTNTFLVFTEDDIGDLLKIRLSWEGASESFGSFWKNIKKNFWDWKSSSKPTNQMLEVRRIRVKCGETQKKFTFCAQDPSLTEITPGQGITYVKCRDGWEVKPSKKRLHI; from the exons ATGAGGAAGAGTCTGGATCTAGATGTGGACGGCTGCATCTTGGTGCCTGGTGAGAAGAAAAGTCTGCTGGAATGTGGATTCAACGTCACTGCCAAGACTATCTTTATTATCCACGGCTGGACG ATGAGCGGGATGTTTGAGAGTTGGATGCGAAAGCTGGTGGCGGCCATGATGCAGCGAGAACCAGAGGCCAACGTGGTCATCGTTGAATGGTTGCCCATGGCCCACCAGCTCTACCCTGACGCTGTCAACCACACCCACCAAGTCGGCCTCAGCGTCGCCACCACCATCAACTGGCTCCAG GAGGAACAGCAGATGCCCTTGCAGAATGTGCACCTGATTGGCTACAGCTTGGGGGCCCATGTGGCGGGCTACGCAGGCACGTTTGTGCGAGGTAGCGTCGGCCGAATCACAG GTCTAGATCCGGCAGGGCCCATGTTTGAGGGGGTGGGGGATGAGAAGCGCCTGTCTTCGGACGACGCTGACTTCGTGGACGTCCTGCATACGTACACTCGCGAGGCGCTGGGAGTGAGCATAGGCATCCAGCAGCCCATTGGAGACATCGACATCTACCCCAACGGAGGAGACGTGCAGCCGGGCTGTGACCTGACCAGCGTTCTGACCAGCGCCGCCGGAGGAA ACTTCATGGATGTGATGAAGTGTGAGCACGAGCGAGCCGTACACCTGTTTGTGGACTCTCTGATTAGCAAGGAACACGCAAGCTTCGCCTACCAGTGCACGGACTCTGAACGCTTCAAGAAGGGCATCTGCCTGAGCTGTCGTAAGAACCGTTGCAACCAGATGGGTTACAACGCCAAGAAGACGAGGAAGAGGCGCAATAGCAAGATGTACCTGAAGACCCGTGCCGACACACCCTTCGGAG GGATCCATTACCAGATGAAGATGCATGTGTTCAACAGAAAGCAGGCTGATAATGCTGACCCGACCTTCTACGTGAAACTGTATGGCGCTCACAACGACAGCCAAGACCTGCACGTAGACAT TCCTAACAAAGTGGGTTTGAACCTGACCAACACCTTCCTGGTCTTCACCGAGGACGACATTGGGGACCTGTTGAAGATCCGTCTGAGCTGGGAGGGGGCGTCTGAGTCCTTCGGGTCCTTTTGGAAAAACATTAAGAAGAACTTCTGGGACTGGAAGAGCAGCAGCAAGCCCACCAACCAGATGTTGGAGGTCCGTAGGATCCGTGTCAAGTGTGGAGAAACTCAGAAGAA GTTCACGTTCTGTGCCCAGGACCCCTCGTTGACTGAGATCACTCCAGGACAGGGGATCACGTACGTCAAGTGTCGCGATGGCTGGGAGGTAAAACCCAGTAAAAAAAG GTTACACATATAA
- the LOC106585939 gene encoding endothelial lipase isoform X1 — translation MKNSTLLLWSFSLCAVAFFVSGAEENTVFKDEEFKVPHGEDETVHDRITYNMRKSLDLDVDGCILVPGEKKSLLECGFNVTAKTIFIIHGWTMSGMFESWMRKLVAAMMQREPEANVVIVEWLPMAHQLYPDAVNHTHQVGLSVATTINWLQEEQQMPLQNVHLIGYSLGAHVAGYAGTFVRGSVGRITGLDPAGPMFEGVGDEKRLSSDDADFVDVLHTYTREALGVSIGIQQPIGDIDIYPNGGDVQPGCDLTSVLTSAAGGNFMDVMKCEHERAVHLFVDSLISKEHASFAYQCTDSERFKKGICLSCRKNRCNQMGYNAKKTRKRRNSKMYLKTRADTPFGGIHYQMKMHVFNRKQADNADPTFYVKLYGAHNDSQDLHVDIPNKVGLNLTNTFLVFTEDDIGDLLKIRLSWEGASESFGSFWKNIKKNFWDWKSSSKPTNQMLEVRRIRVKCGETQKKFTFCAQDPSLTEITPGQGITYVKCRDGWEVKPSKKRLHI, via the exons atgAGGAGTTTAAAGTGCCACATGGTGAAGATGAGACGGTCCATGACCGGATCACATACAACATGAGGAAGAGTCTGGATCTAGATGTGGACGGCTGCATCTTGGTGCCTGGTGAGAAGAAAAGTCTGCTGGAATGTGGATTCAACGTCACTGCCAAGACTATCTTTATTATCCACGGCTGGACG ATGAGCGGGATGTTTGAGAGTTGGATGCGAAAGCTGGTGGCGGCCATGATGCAGCGAGAACCAGAGGCCAACGTGGTCATCGTTGAATGGTTGCCCATGGCCCACCAGCTCTACCCTGACGCTGTCAACCACACCCACCAAGTCGGCCTCAGCGTCGCCACCACCATCAACTGGCTCCAG GAGGAACAGCAGATGCCCTTGCAGAATGTGCACCTGATTGGCTACAGCTTGGGGGCCCATGTGGCGGGCTACGCAGGCACGTTTGTGCGAGGTAGCGTCGGCCGAATCACAG GTCTAGATCCGGCAGGGCCCATGTTTGAGGGGGTGGGGGATGAGAAGCGCCTGTCTTCGGACGACGCTGACTTCGTGGACGTCCTGCATACGTACACTCGCGAGGCGCTGGGAGTGAGCATAGGCATCCAGCAGCCCATTGGAGACATCGACATCTACCCCAACGGAGGAGACGTGCAGCCGGGCTGTGACCTGACCAGCGTTCTGACCAGCGCCGCCGGAGGAA ACTTCATGGATGTGATGAAGTGTGAGCACGAGCGAGCCGTACACCTGTTTGTGGACTCTCTGATTAGCAAGGAACACGCAAGCTTCGCCTACCAGTGCACGGACTCTGAACGCTTCAAGAAGGGCATCTGCCTGAGCTGTCGTAAGAACCGTTGCAACCAGATGGGTTACAACGCCAAGAAGACGAGGAAGAGGCGCAATAGCAAGATGTACCTGAAGACCCGTGCCGACACACCCTTCGGAG GGATCCATTACCAGATGAAGATGCATGTGTTCAACAGAAAGCAGGCTGATAATGCTGACCCGACCTTCTACGTGAAACTGTATGGCGCTCACAACGACAGCCAAGACCTGCACGTAGACAT TCCTAACAAAGTGGGTTTGAACCTGACCAACACCTTCCTGGTCTTCACCGAGGACGACATTGGGGACCTGTTGAAGATCCGTCTGAGCTGGGAGGGGGCGTCTGAGTCCTTCGGGTCCTTTTGGAAAAACATTAAGAAGAACTTCTGGGACTGGAAGAGCAGCAGCAAGCCCACCAACCAGATGTTGGAGGTCCGTAGGATCCGTGTCAAGTGTGGAGAAACTCAGAAGAA GTTCACGTTCTGTGCCCAGGACCCCTCGTTGACTGAGATCACTCCAGGACAGGGGATCACGTACGTCAAGTGTCGCGATGGCTGGGAGGTAAAACCCAGTAAAAAAAG GTTACACATATAA